From Pseudomonas sp. LS1212, the proteins below share one genomic window:
- a CDS encoding YceI family protein, which translates to MLKKTLAALALGTAVLSAGQAMAADYKIDKEGQHAFVDWKISHLGYSFIYGTFKEWDGTFSFDAAKPEASKINIELKTASLFSNHAERDKHIASADFLDVKKYPEAKFVSTSVKPTGDKTADVTGDLTLRGVTKPVVFKTTFVGEGKDPWGGYRAGFEGTTTLQLSDFDIKGPGPASQTLVLNISFEGVQQK; encoded by the coding sequence GCTGTCTGCTGGCCAGGCGATGGCCGCTGACTACAAGATCGACAAGGAAGGCCAGCATGCCTTCGTCGACTGGAAAATCAGCCACCTGGGTTACAGCTTCATCTACGGCACTTTCAAGGAATGGGACGGGACGTTCAGCTTCGATGCTGCCAAGCCTGAAGCCAGCAAAATCAATATCGAGCTGAAAACTGCCAGCCTGTTCTCGAACCATGCCGAGCGTGACAAGCACATCGCCAGCGCTGATTTCCTGGATGTGAAAAAGTACCCGGAAGCAAAATTCGTCTCCACCAGCGTCAAGCCCACTGGTGACAAAACTGCAGACGTTACCGGTGACTTGACCCTTCGCGGCGTCACCAAGCCAGTCGTCTTCAAGACGACCTTCGTCGGTGAAGGCAAGGATCCATGGGGCGGCTACCGTGCCGGTTTCGAGGGCACTACGACCCTGCAGCTGAGCGACTTCGATATCAAGGGGCCAGGTCCTGCTTCGCAGACTCTGGTTCTGAACATCTCCTTCGAAGGTGTTCAGCAGAAGTAA
- a CDS encoding DEAD/DEAH box helicase: protein MSFASLGLSEALVRAIEAAGYTQPTPVQQRAIPAVLQGRDLMVAAQTGTGKTGGFALPILERLFPNGHPDKSQRHGPRQPRVLVLTPTRELAAQVHDSFKVYARDLKFVSACIFGGVGMNPQVQAMARGVDVLVACPGRLLDLAGQGSVDLSHVEILVLDEADRMLDMGFVHDVKKVLARLPAKRQNLLFSATFSKDITDLAGKLLHNPERIEVTPPNTTVERIEQRVFRLAASHKRALLAHLITAGAWEQVLVFTRTKHGANRLAEYLEKHGLSAVAIHGNKSQNARTKALADFKAGSVRIMVATDIAARGLDIDQLPHVVNFELPNVEEDYVHRIGRTGRAGRSGEAISLVAPDEEKLLKGIERMTRQKIPDGDLLGFDASAVEAEKPDVRERPQANAPRNARGPRADGANAHGGGRKDKGKDKGKEKPAGARQERQPRDQKPRQAQDAQPAAPAVRANRAPDEFLDDEVDNFGNRADYVSPYQNKNQGRNRRPGAPAQAGAGGAGQAPRNQGRSNPRSGGASTGDSAGKRSGPRNGAPRDGAARDGQPRREGGARNRRPAREESARQEPAVKNPRESQNQPKIMHKESKVDRFPTPEQLDQLPSRPRGEKPALLTRNR, encoded by the coding sequence ATGTCCTTTGCTTCCCTCGGTCTCTCCGAGGCTCTAGTCCGCGCCATCGAGGCAGCGGGCTACACCCAGCCTACTCCGGTGCAACAGCGGGCTATTCCCGCCGTGTTGCAAGGTCGCGACCTGATGGTTGCGGCACAGACAGGTACAGGTAAAACCGGCGGCTTCGCCCTTCCGATCCTGGAACGGTTGTTCCCCAACGGTCATCCGGACAAATCCCAACGTCATGGCCCGCGCCAACCGCGCGTACTGGTCCTGACCCCAACCCGCGAACTGGCGGCCCAGGTCCACGACAGCTTCAAGGTCTATGCCCGTGACCTGAAGTTCGTCAGTGCCTGTATCTTCGGTGGCGTGGGCATGAACCCCCAGGTTCAGGCCATGGCCCGGGGCGTCGATGTACTGGTGGCCTGCCCTGGTCGCCTGCTCGACCTGGCCGGCCAAGGCAGCGTCGACCTCTCTCACGTCGAGATCCTGGTACTGGACGAAGCAGACCGCATGCTCGACATGGGCTTTGTCCATGACGTGAAGAAGGTCCTGGCACGCTTGCCAGCCAAGCGTCAGAACCTTCTGTTCTCGGCCACCTTCTCCAAGGACATCACGGACCTTGCCGGCAAGCTGCTGCACAATCCCGAGCGCATCGAAGTCACGCCGCCGAACACCACCGTCGAGCGGATCGAGCAGCGGGTGTTTCGCCTGGCTGCCAGCCACAAGCGCGCATTGCTGGCACACCTGATCACCGCCGGTGCCTGGGAACAGGTTCTGGTTTTCACTCGTACCAAGCACGGCGCCAACCGCCTGGCTGAATACCTGGAAAAGCATGGCCTCAGCGCTGTGGCAATCCACGGTAACAAGAGCCAGAACGCACGGACCAAAGCCCTGGCCGACTTCAAGGCAGGTTCCGTGCGGATCATGGTCGCCACCGACATCGCCGCGCGCGGCCTGGATATCGACCAGCTGCCGCATGTGGTCAACTTCGAACTGCCTAACGTCGAAGAAGACTACGTGCACCGTATCGGTCGCACCGGTCGTGCCGGACGCAGCGGCGAGGCGATCTCGCTGGTTGCGCCCGACGAAGAAAAACTGCTCAAGGGCATTGAGCGCATGACTCGCCAGAAGATCCCGGACGGTGATCTGCTCGGTTTTGATGCCAGTGCCGTTGAAGCCGAGAAGCCCGACGTCCGTGAGCGTCCTCAAGCCAATGCTCCACGCAACGCCCGTGGCCCTCGCGCTGACGGCGCGAACGCCCATGGCGGTGGCCGTAAGGACAAAGGCAAGGATAAAGGCAAGGAAAAGCCCGCCGGGGCGCGTCAAGAACGCCAACCCCGTGACCAGAAGCCACGTCAGGCCCAGGATGCTCAGCCGGCCGCGCCAGCGGTTCGCGCCAATCGTGCACCCGATGAGTTTCTGGATGATGAGGTCGACAATTTTGGTAACCGCGCCGACTACGTCAGCCCGTACCAGAACAAGAATCAGGGTCGCAACCGTCGTCCGGGCGCTCCGGCCCAGGCCGGCGCTGGTGGTGCAGGGCAAGCCCCGCGCAACCAGGGCCGCAGCAATCCGCGCAGCGGCGGCGCCAGCACTGGCGACTCGGCCGGCAAGCGCAGCGGGCCACGCAATGGAGCTCCGCGTGATGGGGCTGCACGTGACGGCCAGCCACGTCGTGAAGGCGGCGCGCGCAATCGTCGCCCGGCGCGTGAAGAGTCGGCACGGCAGGAACCGGCGGTGAAAAATCCTCGTGAAAGCCAGAACCAGCCGAAAATCATGCACAAGGAATCGAAAGTCGATCGCTTCCCGACGCCTGAGCAACTGGATCAACTGCCAAGCCGCCCACGCGGTGAGAAACCAGCGCTGCTGACCCGCAACCGTTGA